The Salvia miltiorrhiza cultivar Shanhuang (shh) chromosome 1, IMPLAD_Smil_shh, whole genome shotgun sequence genome has a window encoding:
- the LOC130987055 gene encoding myosin-17-like: MASLVNIIVGSHVWVEDPVLAWIDGEVKRIDGQDVHVQTTNGKKVVANITRVFPKDTEAPPGGEDDMTKLSYLHEPGVLQNLATRYELNEIYTYTGNILIAINPFQRLPHLYDTHMMEQYKGAALGELSPHVFAIGDVAYRAMINEGKSNSILVSGESGAGKTETTKMLMRYLAYLGGRSGVEGRTVEQQVLESNPVLEAFGNAKTVRNNNSSRFGKFVEIQFDKSGRISGAAIRTYLLERSRVCQISDPERNYHCFYLLCAAPPEEREKYKLGSPETFHYLNQSKCYKLDGVNDTEEYLATRRAMDIVGISEEEQDAIFKVVAAILHLGNIEFAKGKEIDSSVIKDEKSRFHLDMTAELLKCDAKSLEDAMIKRVMVTPEEIITRTLDPEAALGSRDALAKTIYSRLFDWIVEKINTSIGQDPHSKAIIGVLDIYGFESFKHNSFEQFCINFTNEKLQQHFNQHVFKMEQEDYEKEKIDWSYIEFVDNQDVLDLIEKKPGGIIALLDEACMFPKSTHETFAQKLYQTFAKNQRFIKPKLSRTSFTISHYAGEVTYMADLFLDKNKDYVVAEHQDLLTASKCTFVAGLFPALPEESSKSSKFSSIGSRFKLQLQSLMETLSSTEPHYIRCVKPNHVLKPAIFENLNVIQQLRCGGVLEAIRISCAGYPTRRTFDEFLLRFGVLAPEVLEGNSDDKVACQMILDKMGLKGYQLGKTKVFLRAGQMAELDARRAEVLGNAAKTIQRQIRTYISRKEFVSLRHAAILLQSSWRAISARKLYEELRSEAASLKIQKNFRCHIARKSYQRLQHSAIIVQTGMRAMIARNEFRFRKQTKASIRIQAHLRCHREYAYYKSLQKAAIVTQCGWRRRVARKELRMLRMASRETGALKEAKDKLEKKVEELTWRLQFEKRLRTELEDTKAQETAKLQEALKAMQIQVEEANARALKEREAARKAIEEAPPVIKETPVVVQDTAKIDALAVEIETLKASLQSEKVTAEEAKKACSDAEIRNINLAKKLEEAEGKVDKLQDSIQRLEEKLSNSESENQVLRQQALTMSPTGKAISARPRMTILQRTPENGNVLNGETKSKHETALAMANPKEPETEEKPQKSLNEKQQENQDLLIKCISQDLGFSSGKPIAACVIYKCLLHWRSFEVERTGVFDRIIQTIGSSVDVADNNDVLAYWLCNTSTLLMLLQHTLKASGAASLTPQRRRSSSASLLGRMSQGLRASPQGAAGLSFLNNRLLGRLDDLRQVEAKYPALLFKQQLTAYLEKIYGMIRDNLKKEISPLIGLCIQAPRTSRSSLGKGRSQANAVAQQAVIAHWQSIVKCLDKYLKTMNANYVPAFLVRKVFAQTFSFINVQLFNSLLLRRECCSFSNGEYVKAGLAELEQWCCYATEEYVGSSWDELKHIRQAVGFLVIHQKPKKTLNEITNELCPVLSIQQIYRISTMYWDDKYGTHSVAPDVISSMRIMMTEDNNNNALSSSFLLDDDSSIPFSIDDLSKSMPTVEVADVEPPPLIRENSGFVFLHQRSD, from the exons ATG GCATCATTAGTTAACATTATAGTGGGTTCTCATGTATGGGTTGAGGATCCAGTGTTGGCATGGATTGATGGAGAAGTAAAACGGATAGATGGCCAAGATGTTCATGTTCAAACTACAAATGGGAAAAAG GTTGTTGCAAATATCACAAGAGTGTTTCCCAAGGACACAGAAGCACCACCCGGAGGTGAGGATGACATGACTAAGCTTTCATATTTGCACGAACCTGGTGTCCTACAAAACCTGGCTACTAGATATGAACTCAATGAAATTTAT ACATATACTGGAAATATTCTGATCGCAATAAACCCTTTCCAAAGATTGCCTCATCTATATGATACTCACATGATGGAGCAATACAAAGGGGCTGCACTTGGAGAGCTCAGTCCTCATGTGTTTGCTATAGGAGATGTTGCTTACAG GGCAATGATCAATGAGGGAAAGAGCAACTCGATTCTGGTTAGCGGAGAAAGTGGTGCCGGTAAAACCGAAACAACGAAAATGCTGATGCGATATCTTGCTTATTTGGGTGGTCGATCTGGAGTAGAAGGACGAACTGTTGAACAACAAGTTTTAGAA TCAAATCCAGTTCTTGAAGCATTTGGGAATGCTAAAACCGTCAGGAATAATAATTCCAG TCGTTTTGGTAAATTTGTTGaaattcaatttgataaaagtGGGAGAATCTCTGGAGCAGCCATTAGAACTTACTTGCTGGAGAGATCCCGTGTTTGCCAAATATCAGATCCTGAAAGAAATTATCATTGCTTTTATCTTCTATGTGCAGCACCTCCTGAG GAAAGGGAGAAATATAAGCTAGGAAGCCCAGAAACTTTTCATTATCTCAACCAGTCCAAATGTTATAAACTTGATGGCGTAAATGATACAGAAGAATATCTCGCAACCAGAAGGGCTATGGATATAGTCGGAATCAGTGAGGAAGAGCAG GACGCAATATTTAAAGTGGTTGCTGCGATTCTTCATCTTGGTAATATTGAATTTGCTAAGGGTAAAGAGATTGATTCTTCGGTTATCAAGGACGAGAAGTCAAGGTTTCATCTTGATATGACTGCTGAATTGCTCAA aTGTGATGCCAAGAGCTTGGAGGATGCTATGATTAAGCGTGTAATGGTAACACCTGAGGAAATTATCACAAGGACCCTTGACCCAGAAGCTGCACTGGGTAGCAGGGATGCTCTTGCAAAGACTATATATTCTCGGCTATTTGACTG GATAGTGGAAAAGATAAATACATCCATTGGTCAGGATCCACACTCGAAAGCAATAATTGGGGTTCTTGACATATACGGTTTTGAGAGTTTTAAGCACAACAG TTTTGAGCAGTTCTGCATCAATTTCACCAATGAAAAACTGCAGCAACATTTTAACCAG CATGTTTTCAAGATGGAACAAGAAGATTATGAAAAAGAGAAGATAGACTGGAGCTACATAGAGTTTGTTGATAACCAAGATGTTCTTGATCTAATTGAGAAG AAACCAGGAGGAATAATTGCACTACTAGATGAAGCTTG TATGTTTCCTAAGTCTACCCATGAGACATTTGCTCAGAAGTTGTATCAGACCTTTGCTAAAAACCAGCGTTTCATCAAGCCCAAGCTTTCACGTACCAGTTTCACAATATCTCACTATGCTGGGGAG GTAACTTATATGGCAGATCTGTTCCTGGATAAGAACAAAGATTATGTTGTTGCAGAACATCAAGATTTATTAACAGCCTCAAAGTGCACTTTTGTTGCTGGTTTATTTCCTGCTCTTCCTGAAGAATCATCTAAATCTTCGAAATTTTCTTCCATAGGATCACGCTTCAAG CTGCAACTACAATCTTTAATGGAAACCTTAAGTTCGACAGAACCTCACTATATCAGGTGTGTAAAACCAAATCATGTGCTGAAGCCTGCGATTTTCGAGAATCTTAATGTAATTCAGCAACTGCGGTGTGGT GGTGTTCTTGAGGCTATCAGAATCAGTTGTGCTGGATACCCCACTAGACGTACATTTGACGAGTTTCTTCTCCGATTTGGTGTTCTCGCCCCTGAAGTTTTGGAAGGAAA CTCTGATGACAAGGTTGCATGTCAGATGATTTTGGATAAAATGGGATTGAAAGGATATCAA TTAGGTAAGACAAAAGTGTTCCTACGAGCTGGCCAGATGGCTGAGCTGGATGCAAGGAGAGCAGAAGTTCTTGGAAATGCAGCCAAAACAATTCAAAGGCAAATCCGTACCTATATTTCTCGGAAAGAATTCGTCTCATTGCGCCATGCTGCCATCCTTTTACAATCTTCTTGGAGAG CTATATCTGCTCGCAAACTCTATGAAGAATTGCGGTCTGAAGCAGCCTCTCTGAAGATTCAGAAGAACTTCAGGTGTCATATTGCTCGGAAATCCTACCAAAGATTGCAGCATTCTGCTATCATAGTGCAGACTGGCATGAGAGCAATGATTGCTCGCAATGAATTCAGATTCAGGAAGCAGACTAAGGCTTCAATCAGGATTCAG GCTCACTTGCGCTGTCATAGAGAATATGCTTATTACAAGAGTCTCCAGAAGGCTGCTATTGTTACCCAATGTGGTTGGCGGCGACGAGTAGCACGCAAAGAGCTTAGAATGCTTAGAATG GCTTCAAGGGAAACTGGAGCCCTGAAAGAAGCCAAAGATAAGCTAGAAAAGAAAGTAGAGGAGCTTACGTGGCGCTTGCAGTTTGAGAAGCGACTTAGG ACAGAGTTGGAGGATACAAAAGCACAAGAAACTGCAAAATTACAGGAGGCTTTGAAAGCAATGCAAATACAGGTAGAGGAAGCAAATGCTCGAGCATTAAAAGAACGAGAAGCTGCAAGAAAAGCAATTGAAGAAGCTCCTCCAGTCATTAAAGAAACCCCAGTTGTGGTTCAAGACACAGCAAAGATTGATGCACTGGCAGTCGAGATAGAGACTCTGAAG GCTTCATTGCAATCAGAAAAAGTCACTGCAGAAGAGGCCAAAAAGGCTTGTTCAGATGCTGAGATTAGAAATATAAATTTGGCAAAAAAGCTCGAGGAAGCAGAGGGTAAAGTGGATAAGCTTCAAGATTCCATACAGAG GCTTGAGGAGAAGCTATCGAACTCCGAGTCTGAGAATCAAGTGCTTCGTCAACAAGCTTTGACCATGTCACCGACAGGGAAGGCTATATCTGCCCGGCCCAGGATGACTATACTTCAG AGAACGCCAGAGAATGGTAATGTTCTTAATGGAGAAACAAAGTCTAAACAT GAAACGGCACTTGCTATGGCGAATCCCAAGGAGCCTGAAACTGAGGAAAAACCTCAGAAGTCTCTCAACGAGAAGCAGCAA GAGAACCAGGACCTCCTGATAAAGTGTATCTCTCAAGATTTGGGATTTTCCAGTGGCAAACCCATTGCTGCATGTGTCATTTACAAATGCCTTCTCCACTGGAGGTCATTTGAGGTTGAGAGGACCGGTGTGTTTGACCGTATAATTCAAACCATTGGTTCATCAGTTGAC GTTGCCGACAACAATGATGTGCTAGCCTATTGGTTATGTAATACATCTACACTGCTGATGCTGCTACAACACACACTAAAAGCAAGTGGAGCAGCTAGCTTGACCCCTCAAAGGCGAAGGTCATCATCGGCTTCTCTTTTAGGGAGGATGTCTCAA GGATTAAGGGCATCCCCTCAAGGTGCTGCTGGACTTTCGTTCCTCAATAATCGGTTGCTTGGTAGACTTGATGACTTGCGGCAAGTTGAGGCGAAATATCCTGCTTTATTGTTCAAGCAGCAGCTTACTGCCTACCTCGAGAAGATATATGGAATGATCAGGGACAATCTAAAGAAAGAGATTTCCCCTTTGATTGGTTTGTGCATCCAG GCACCTCGAACATCTCGTTCAAGTTTAGGTAAAGGACGTTCCCAAGCTAATGCTGTTGCTCAACAAGCGGTTATTGCTCACTGGCAGAGCATCGTAAAGTGCCTAGATAAGTACTTGAAAACGATGAATGCAAATTAT GTTCCTGCATTCCTTGTGCGGAAGGTTTTTGCTCAAACATTCTCATTTATCAATGTCCAATTATTCAACAG TCTTCTTTTACGACGCGAGTGCTGCTCATTCAGTAATGGCGAGTATGTGAAAGCAGGGTTGGCTGAATTAGAGCAATGGTGTTGTTATGCAACTGAGGAA TATGTTGGCTCATCTTGGGATGAACTGAAGCATATCAGACAGGCTGTTGGATTTTTG GTTATACATCAAAAGCCCAAGAAGACCTTAAATGAAATCACAAATGAGCTTTGCCCG GTTTTAAGCATACAACAAATATACAGGATTAGCACGATGTATTGGGATGACAAATATGGCACTCATAGCGTTGCTCCAGAT GTCATTTCGAGCATGAGAATCATGATGACAGAGGACAACAACAACAACGCTCTGAGCAGCTCGTTCTTGCTAGACGACGACTCAAG CATTCCATTCTCCATCGATGACCTGTCTAAATCCATGCCAACCGTAG